The window AATTGTGTTGCACATTTGATCTTGATTGGATATTGTTGCCATTTAAACTCATCAGTCTACTCTTAATCACCCATTATAACCTAAGCTACCATCCAATCTAACAGAGTTCAAGAGGATCTGCCCACATCCAGGTGTACAAAGATGTAGAGATATATTCAGGAAGACTTGCATCTGTAATTACTGTCAAACTGTCTGTGTAAAGGGCCAGTGTCCCACGTTGTCGttgtattttatatgttttCCTTCCCAAAAATGTTAACAATTTGAATTTTTCTACCTCTTTTCATACCATAGAATTAAaccggctgtttttgttactgtgctttTAGGATGGATATAAATAGGTCTGTTCTGTTTGGCTGTGCCTCATTTTAAAAGCCTTCAGAGCTCTCTAAAACACTCCTGAGAACTTCAGTATAAGTAGATGAAGGtgaactgtggtaggctgaatgggcggggatatgtaaatgagcatgTTCTtgtaacagcctaattaaaacaAACTTGTATTGTGtgacatgtattgactttttggaCTAGGGGAGTGAACGATTtgaataatatttacatattagttCAATCCAAGGGGAGGGGCATGGCTACGGTGGTTTGGCACTTGTCTTacccagacagacacacagacgcAGGCTGGATCAACTCAAAAGGTGTCACCAAACACTTAGATGGACATAATGAACATAATAAAGGCCCAGGTGGGGCTCCTACGGCCAATAAAAAcagacaacacaaacacaagtgTCATTGGGCCTCTCACATGGACCAGCTGAGCATTTTTAAAGCCTTCCAAAAGCATGCTTTCTCCAGGTGGTGCTCCAGGAGCTCAGCAGCCCACGCGAGGGCTGGCTGGGTGTCCCCGCCGGGAGTCCCCGCCTCCTCGCCACCACAGTACATATAATAAAATTGTCCACAGTACCGGCCCACAGTTCACATATCAGCATGATTACTGATAATAGCCTCCGTCTCCAAACTGTAACGGTGTGTTTTTGTGTCCCCAGCGTCAAGTATGGTAAAACTCTTCATAACGGTGTTTGGGAACACCCTTCATTCCCACATAAACTTCATGGATCGGCTCAAGGAACATCTCAGTCTGGAAGTAGTGTCTTCAGAAGATGACAGTGATGTCATTATTGCTTTTGTTGCGATTGCATCTCGAGCTGGAACGGATATTGAAGCTGCTCTTCAGGGAATTCCACAATGTAAGGATGTTCCTTCAGTTCTCCAGGTGTAGATGTAGACGCTTGAGTGGACCACTGGTTTATACTCTGAGAAAAAGAGAGTTCTTAGACTTGTAACAACAGTGAAAGCTGTAATGAACCATTATTAGAACCCTCTACATCTATCTAACCTTCTTTCCTGGTaattgaagaaccacttcacCAGataaatatatctatctatctatctatctatctatatatatatatacttctaaatacacatttatctctctttctctctcagcgtCCCGGCCTGTGGTTCTAGTGGTGCTCCACCACACTTTTGATCCACATTTCATCGCTCCAGACAGCCGACTGTGTGTCAACAGGAGTAACGTGTTCACTGTGGACTGCCTGTTTCATGAAGACCGAGGCCTGCTGAGATCCTCTTTCCAGAACGACAAGGCTCTGAAAGCAGTTACTGATCATCTGCTCTCTACAGAAGAGTGTGTTGATTTAACGGTGGGTTTAAAAACCTGTATTTCCATCATTCTGTAGTGTTTAGGGCTTTCACCATACTAGtacacaagaaatctgcagccAGATCAATTGATATGCAGccaaaaatgaatgtaaatggaCGTAAACATCAGGCTCTGCATTATAATCATGGTCATTGCCAACCAGTCACTGGCAATCTATTGAGAATTTTGCTGCTATATTGGGATTTTCATTTGTGTCACTGGAGTGTTAAAAGTGTAAGGgtcttgaggaacttttggaggttcttctaatttgatttttagaagaaaaggttccttgaagagGTTAGGAGGTTCCTCCACCATTTCAAATTAAGGAACCTCTAAAAGTTCAGTGTGGAGTGTTAAGGTGCCATGAAGAATAGAGGGTAGTGGAGTGACCATTTCTCAGAAGCACTCACTGCCCAATGCTTTTTTCCCGTCTTTCTTCTTTAGTCTAGTTCCACTGTTTCCCAAAAGAGCCCTGCAGTGTCCAAACCACACCAGGCGAGGAGCACAAACACTACTGGGACAGGTAATGGAGCAGTGATCACTGTTTACCCTTTTTTTACCCTCGATATTAGATAAATGGCCTCTGCAGGTATGACTGCAGCTTTGCCGTGACACTCATGATGGGTTAATATAGcaagtttcaagtttatttgtcatttacatgtcaggacatttatgcattgaaatgcttgtggtgaggctcaggttgatgctctacaggaggacaaaacaatatacatactaaacatattaaaaataaagttatataaaaaatacaaacaaaatatacacaaaatacagaatatacaaagacagaagggatctgtagaaattctttgatatgtacatttatgagacaggtgtagtctgagagagagtggagctaaatataaagaTGTACGTTTATACTGTATCTATactgttgtataaagtgacttagtgattTTGTGTGTTCATGCGAAATACAGTTTTTTGGAAACATGGGCATGATGATGTTAACTTGCACTAACGACTGTGTTTATCCAATCATTATAACATGGCAACAGAACATGCTGCTTAGTGAGTATTAGTAATAAAGTGTCCCAATGCAGtcaggaacctgatggcttgtgggtagaGGTAGAGCATGTTCATGTAGTGTGAGTTTGTTCAACACCTCTGACATAATGAGCCAGATAACTATAGATGTTTAtatttgagatatatatatatatatatatatatataagctcaTGTGGCAAAATTAAAGATGccaaagaatgtatttgtatttaggTATTTAATATGAGGGTcgttgtttgatgtataaatagttagTGTGTAACTTTGGTTGgggtttaccaccctgttattttgcctcggaattaaacacactgattttcctttcgGGGCGGGTGAAAAAATCGTAAGCTCTGCTTCTATTGGTTGGTCGGCCCTCAGCCACATAGCATAGCTTAGTATTTCTTtgcctagcttagcttagcacagCTATTCCAGAGTCTCCCCAGATAGCGTGTGTgcttagctagctgaagagattgtaccTGGGCTGCCCTTTTCCTTTCTCCAGTCAATCTAGGGTTTGCTTTTAACCTTTATTAGCTTCGTCTCCATATTCTCCAAAAGTAGCTGTTGCATTTAGCCTTGAGCTTTcagctttctctagtgggctggATGTACGTATATTTCAGGGTAAATTCACACTCCCTTTCAGTGATCCCTAGTGAATAACGTCTTTCtcaaatctgcaactgtgtgtttttatgtccGCAGTGTCAGGTGTGGTGAAACTCTTCATAATGGTGTTTGGGAACACCCTTCATTCCCACATAAACTTCATGGATCACCTCAAGGAACATCTCAGTCTGGAAGTAGTGTCTTCAGAAGATGACAGTGACGTCATTATGGCTTTTGTTGCAATTTCATCCCGAGCTGGAACGGATATTGAAGCTGCTCTTCAGGGAATTCCACAATGTAAGGATGTTCCTTCAGTTCTCCAGGTGTAGACGTACTTTTAGTGCTAGACTGAGCCATTATTAGAACCATCTACACCCATCTAACCATCTTTCTGAAATTTGAAGACCCATTTCACCAGAGAAAGAACAGTTTAGGCATTCACATGATTCTTTAGGATGTCAtggatctatatatatatatcgtcgctggccaatgaaaaaaaaacatggtgacTACAGGCACTTAACAGGTGCTTaaatttaaatggaagtcagtgtacaCTAAGTTTTAGAGTCGTTCCCAATTCATTAGAGCCaattcatttctattggtccatttatccagaatgacttgaacagaagcagctacaaAGTTCAAATCatggagaaaaacaaaaacggACCAAAAATGGACATACATGTTTTTGTACATTGGACAGCAGTCATGTACTACTTGTAAATacatgtatctctctctcccagcgTCCAGGCCTGTCGTTCTAGTGGTGCTCCACCACACTTTTGATCCACATTTCGTGGCTCCAGACAGCCGACTGTGTGTTAGCAGGACTACCGTGTTCACTGTGGACTGCCTGTACCATGAAGATAAAGGCCTGCTGAGATGCCACCAAACTGACGAGGCCCTGAATGCAGTTACTtatcatctgatctctaaaggAGCGTCTGTTCGTTTACTGGTAGGTTTTCAAAAACTGTTATTCTATCAATACCTTCTGTTGAGAGCCATCACCATCTGTTACACTCGTATACAAGCAACTGAAACTGATATGAAAATATTTTAGTTATATAAACGTTAGGCAgccagtaggagtagtagtaggagtaaaCATCGGACTCTGCATTATATATTTatgctctttttttaaaccctaaTGTTGTTATAtaggattttcatttgtttcactGGAGCGTTAGAGTGCCATGGAGAATGCTatagctgctgtccaatgaaaaccatgtatctccattttttttgtccgtttttgtttttttccatggTTTGAACTCTGTAGCCGCTTCTGTTCACTGTGTAAGTCATTAGatcaatagaccaatagaaatgctctaatgaATTGGgaacaactttttaaaaaactttttacgtttacattgacttccatttaaagttaagaaccTGTTAAGTGCCTGTAGTcaccatgtttttcattggccagcgacgatatatatatatatagatccaTGACATCCTACAGAATCATGTGAATGCTTAAACTGTTCTTTCTCTgataaaatggttcttcaaattcCAGAAAGAGGGTTAGATGGATGTAGATGGTTTTTAAAATGGTTCAGTCTAGCACCAAAAGTATGTCTACACCTGGAGAACTGAAGGAACATCCTTACATTGTGGAATTCCCTGAAGAGCAGCTTTAATATCCGTTCCAGCTCGAGATGAAATTGCAACAAAGCCATAATGACAGAGCTAGAGCTAGGTAGAGTGTATATTTCTAGAGAAGAGTGTGGTGATTTATCGGTAGGTGTTGATTTATGTACTATTTATTATACTAATACAACCATAGTTACTGTTTgtgatggacacagatggaatttggcttctgctttaatcccatccgtgcagtgaacacacacacatacacaccattaAACATGTGCCCAGAGCGGTAGGCAGCTATCAGGGaaagtaaagggccttgctcaagggcctaacagtggcagcttgctgagctcgggtatcgaaccctcaagcctgttatcaatagcccggagctctaaccactgagccagcGCTGCATAAACCGCTGAGCGaccactgcccactgctctAGTATACTAGAAATCTGCAGCCAGATGAAGGTTTTGGAGATTCCCCAGTCTGAAACTGTGGAGCAACCTCTTAAGGTTAACCTTCAAGAAAgttaagaagttcctccacagtttcaaatggaagaacctcTAAAGGTTCCTAAAAGAATTTCTACTTTTCACAGTGTGGAGTGTTAAGGTGCTACGAGAATACAGTATAAGCAGAGCTCAGTTCAGGGTATTTTCATATATACAGTGCTGGACTCACTCTGCACTTACTCTTCAAtcactcatctctctctcttgtcttttTTCAACAGCACAAGCTATGGACAGGCTACGGACTGCTGAATGTATGGAGCACCTCGAGTATAAGACAAAAGATTTGTACTGTAGCCGTAACAGGGATGATGGTGTACTTCCTTTACCGCTTGAGACACCGCTGGGTCAAACATCCATTTAAAAAGTGTATGAATGTGTTTGCTTACTACATGCCGAGAGTCAGGACCCCAGAGTTGACCAGCAAATCAACTTTATGTCCAGTGgaacctgtttgtgtgtgaactGTGTATATGTTTATTGAATTATAGTATCtaatagggatgcaccgatccgatattaggattggatatcGGTCGCTATATTACCAAAATTAGCTGAATTGGGTATCGGATAATAATTAGTAGgtcgatccatggaaccgattcttttactttaatttgttggtgtgagacggCACTAAATGTgcacataaataaatgacaaatggcaatttagtacatttatatatctgtgttaatttgttatatcatataaagtaatgtttaagtcagtcctgatgccttaagtatctcccacatggtgaggtatacagtttattaattcagcaatggtatcgccCTGGTATTgagtatcgaccgatatgcaaagttatgtatcggtatcggaactgGACAggccggatcggtgcatccctagttagTATCTAATGACCGATTTGACATAAATCCCAAACCAGTGATATTGCTTATGCTTGAAGCCGTATAGTGCAATTCTGGAAGTAtgtcaaaaataataaatcgATACAGTGGAGTTTTGTCTGAGGTAATTATGGTCTGGAAGTATTTTGAGTGCCATAACAATTAACATTTTGATCTTCATGAGTTTATGAGTTTATAAACTCATATAAACAAAACATGCCAagagagtaaataaataaaaggtgtCCAATGAAACCTGttttattaatacatatttgTGAGTCCAGAATTTGGGCAAAGTAACTCAAGGATCCAGAACCACAGCATCTTCTTACCCAAGCCCGTTTTCCCAACCTTTAAGACATGACTACTGTTAAACTGtacaatttaaaaacaaataaatgacataaaatcCAAACTAAATGAACCGAACAGAGCTGTCTGTCTAGCTCCCGCTGAAGTGGTGAAGGCTGAGAGCCGTGGCTAACAGCAGCCTCTGTATCATTGCATTTTCGTGATTTTTAAATGACGTAAGGATGTTTATGTAGTGTGAAACTGAGCCTGGTAGAATCAAAACTGCTACGGTTTAAATGTTCATCATCTGTACCTTAGCATTAGCCACCTGGTTATAGTTCCCAGTCCACCTTAAGAGACACAGCAGTTACTGTCTGAAGCCTGCCTAGCAGTTGTGTAACTGAGGCCCCACTTAAGGTGGACTGGGAATTTAGAGGAAGAAGCAAGCTTCAGCTCTGTGAGGGGGAACAAGAGAACTTTCAGCTGCTCCAGAACGACAATTTTCCTGGTTATCGGATTAATAATGATTACTTTTTGCTTTACTTCAGCTCAGATTAGATTAATTGGTGTACTATATAATAaatgaagtcaatgtaaaagatttcaggtcattttggagcatagACATAGACCATAGACCATATCCAtggatcagccaaaacattaaaaccactgacaagtgAGGTATATAACATTAATTATCCAATGGCACATGTCAGGGGTGGCTacattaggcagcgagtgaaggtcagtcaggtcttgaaggtgatgaaggtgctgaagcaggaaaaaatggacaagtgtaagaatctgaaacactttgacaagaaccaagctttgatgttctagataaatgactgtgtcagaacatctccagaacatcaggcaggtcttgtgggttgttCCAGTAGgtaatgcagtggtcagaacctaccaaaagatgctccaaggaaggacacccagcccgacctgctggaagactgcccgctgaggtcccctctacctgcgtcagaccagctgccacctaccggtccgaccatcaggccccccacccaccaccaccacccataccagaccagcggcacaccctcctaccactgctacctgtctaatgaccatgttcaaacctaaatggactcaaaactatctgccactattaataatatcaccactattaacactattatctgctgtatctgctttggtaactTCAatattatcaataatttatcaatagttctgatcagaggaggacgggtcgggtcccccttgtgagtcttggttcctcccaaggtttcttcctccagctctgagggaggttctccttgccactgtcaccgttgg of the Salminus brasiliensis chromosome 25, fSalBra1.hap2, whole genome shotgun sequence genome contains:
- the LOC140548105 gene encoding uncharacterized protein; its protein translation is MVKLFITVFGNTLHSHINFMDRLKEHLSLEVVSSEDDSDVIIAFVAIASRAGTDIEAALQGIPQSSRPVVLVVLHHTFDPHFIAPDSRLCVNRSNVFTVDCLFHEDRGLLRSSFQNDKALKAVTDHLLSTEECVDLTSSSTVSQKSPAVSKPHQARSTNTTGTVSGVVKLFIMVFGNTLHSHINFMDHLKEHLSLEVVSSEDDSDVIMAFVAISSRAGTDIEAALQGIPQSSRPVVLVVLHHTFDPHFVAPDSRLCVSRTTVFTVDCLYHEDKGLLRCHQTDEALNAVTYHLISKGASVRLLHKLWTGYGLLNVWSTSSIRQKICTVAVTGMMVYFLYRLRHRWVKHPFKKCMNVFAYYMPRVRTPELTSKSTLCPVEPVCV